The window TTGCAAGGTAGATTATTGCAAACTTGCAGATATTAACACCAGTTGGTATCTGCCATTACTTAACAATGCATGCAACAATAGACAGTATCTGATAACAAGCAGCTTTTTTTGAGCGTATTTTCTGCTGTTCATGCTCATAGCGGTTATTTAATGGCGCTTATTCAACAGTCCTTAATACTATTCACAGCTCAATGCTGTCATCTTTTTTACATCCATTATCTGCTACCCTGCTCTGGAGTCATCTATGAAACCAGCCGATACGAATGCCAATCAAACCGATGCGCTCGATGCGCAAAACTCGCCATCGTCTCATCAAGGTTCCAACCAGCAAAGTGCTAGTGCGGGTACAGATAAAGCAAACCGCATAGCTATGCCTGACCATACGCCGCAACTGCAAGCGTTTCGCGACATAGTAGAGTCGCGCCGTTCAGTACGACGTTTTACTGACACCCCAATTCCTGACGATGTATTAGCAGATTGTCTACGCTTAGCCATGCTAGCGCCAAACTCTAGCAATCTACAGCCGTGGGCGTTTTATGTCATCGATAGTGCTGACAATCGCCAGCGCGCTATCAAAAACTGTATGAATCAAAATGCGGCTAAAACATCAGCACGCTTGATAGCAGTCGTTGCACGCACTAATAATTGGCATGATCACGCCCAGCAAATTTTGCGTGAATACCCTGATACGCCGGTACCAAAAAAGGTCAAAGACTACTACACCAAAGTAGTGGCCATGGATTTTTTGCGGGGTCCAGTCAATGTGGTATCAGTCGCTAAATGGGGTGCTACTCAAGTTTTCAGACAGGTAAAA of the Psychrobacter sp. LV10R520-6 genome contains:
- a CDS encoding nitroreductase family protein, coding for MPDHTPQLQAFRDIVESRRSVRRFTDTPIPDDVLADCLRLAMLAPNSSNLQPWAFYVIDSADNRQRAIKNCMNQNAAKTSARLIAVVARTNNWHDHAQQILREYPDTPVPKKVKDYYTKVVAMDFLRGPVNVVSVAKWGATQVFRQVKGPIKSPYYTFEDVKNWATNNTSLAAGNLMLALRAHGFDSCPMGGFDEPAMKRLLGLSDDHHIVMMIGAGERADNGIYSSQYRFDQEQFVHYV